The genomic DNA GCGCTGGCCTTCATCGTCGTCGCCTTCCTGGTGGTCTGGATGGGCATGCGACCGCTGGCACGCCAGCTCGGTCTCGGTGGCGGTGCCGGTCAGATCCAGGGCGAAGCAGCCGGCCTCGAACTGCCCGACTTCTCTCCGGCCAATGCCGGTGCCGGTGGCGCGCTCATGGACGGCTTCGGCTCGGACTTCGGCTTCGACAGCACCGACGACCTGCTCAGCATGGGCGACGACAGCGGCGGCTTCAACCGCCGCGTCAAGGAAGGGCCGGAGCGGCGCCTGGCCCGCATGGTCGAGATCAGCGAAGAGCGCGCGGCGAAGATCCTGCGCAAGTGGGCTCTCGACAAGGCGGCCTGACACTCAGAAAACAGCTTTGGAATTTCTTGCAAATCCCGCCCTCGTGGCGGGATTTTTCTTGTCCCCGCTGCCTGTGATCGCGCTCGCGATGGATTTCGATGTTCGGAGCAAATATTGCGGGAGTCCGGCCGCCGGTTTTCATCTGGCTTCAAAATTGCTTCAAGTTTCGAAGGGAGCTCGCGTGAGTCCCGGTGGAATCCCGGATGGTAATATTTTAACGATATCTTAATTTATAGATTCCGCGCGCCCGCATGACGTGCATTGTGCTGTGTCATCTACTATGACGGATTCGAGCAATACAGAGTTCAATCGAAATATATCTTTGTTATAGCCGAAATTAATTCTATGGCTTTCACAATTTATATATCGGTAAAATGAGCGTTGTCTGAAAATAGGCTGGTGCATTTGAGCAACAGCTATGTAAACAAAGTATAATATCGCGCCAGTTCGAAATTCTCTGTGCGCGAAGAACCGTCCTTTTTTGGGATGAAATTCCGCTATTTTCCACTTGCAACGCTGCATCGAATCCCGCCTGAGGCGCGGAAACCGCGGATTTTCAAGAGAAAAGCCTCGGTTTTTCAATGTGTTGCGATGCCGCGCCGGTTCCGGCGGTGGCGCAGGGGCGTTGGCAGGGGTGACTGATCGCGAATCGCGACATGCCAGCGGCACGAAGTAAATAGCCAGAAGAGGGCGATGTTTTTTTTCTCGCGTCGATGTACATTTTTAGCAGTTGATTCGTGTCCTGATCTGCGACTGGTGGTGATATTCGGCTTCGGCCGGCTGTTGGCGGCGGCAGCGCAAATGCAGTTCCGGGATGTGGATCCGGCACAGGGGCTGAACTCATGGACATTTCGCAAGCAGACATTGCTGTCTGGCCTTTGCCGACGGCACCGACACGCGCACGCGGCGGCGGGTTTTCGCGCGAGCAGCTTTTGCGACGACTGGGCGAAGTCGCCGGGCGCGGTGCTCTCGGAAGCGGCCTTTCGGCGCTGACGGAATATGTCGGCGCAAGCCATTATCTGTTGGCGCGCTATGATCTGTCACAGGACAGCGGTCTCGACCATGTGGTCTGCTCGGACTGGCCTTTCGACGTCGTCCGGCGGCTTTCCGGCGTGATCACCGCGCTTCATGCCAAGACCACCGAACTGGAAAAGTGCCTCGCGGTGTTGCAGCCGTGTTTTCATGCGCTGCCAGACAATACCGAGCTTCCGCGCGGCATCAGCCGCGAATATTGCGCGATCACCTTCAATGTCGGGCGCCTGCGTTTCTCCCTGATGCTTCTGGTCCCGGAAGACGTGATCCTGTCGCAGGAGAGCCTGCGTGACGTGACGTTGCTGGCGGGCTATCTGGCAAGCTTCACCACGCGCGCCGAAGTCCGCCATGACCGCGATTTCGAGCTTACGGAGCGCGAACTCGAGTGCCTGTTCTGGATTGCCGAAGGCAAGACGAGCGAAGAGATCGCGGTGATCCTCGGCATTTCGCGCAACACCATCAACAACTACATCACCAGCGTCATGCGCAAGACTGCGACCAGGACGCGGTCGGAAGCGATTGCCTACGCGGTGCGCAACAATCTTGTGTAAGGGACGGGCGCGATGACGCATTTTCTTGGCGGCGGGCGGATCGAGGACGAGCAGAAGCTCGCGAGGAACGGCAACCGCGCCGCGCGAGCGGCCACCTTGGTCACGCGCCTGCAAGCCATGCAGCGTCAGATCAACGCCAAGCACTTTGCAGTCCTGCGGCTCAACGGCAAGGGAACCGGCTGCGCCCGAAAGCTCACCTGTGTCCTCGACAACTGGGGCGTTGCTGCCGAAGCGAACGCCCATGATCTCGTCAATGCCTATGGCGAAGAACTCGTCGCTCATCTCGACCAGTCGCTGCTGCCGGTCCTTTGGGACGGCGCCGGCGAGCACCAGGCGGCAGAGCTTTCCGAGCTGGCGCCTTTCGCGCATCGCCTGAAGGGCCGCAAGCTTCCCTATTCCGGCATCGCCTTTCCCGTCAGGCTCGGCGCCCAGGGCAACGGCTATGTCGTCTTCGCAGGCAGCTATGTGGACGCCTCCACCGAGCAGGTGGTCGATCTGCACGGCCGCAGCTGCATGATCATGACCGATCTGCTGGCGGCCGACGAGAAGCGTGTCGCACCGGCGGAAACCTTGAGCGACCGCGAGATCGCCTGCCTGCAGATGGCGGGCGACGGTCACATCAGCGAAGAGATCGCCGAGCGCATGGGACTTTCGGTCCACACGGTCAACGCCTATCTGGGCGCGGCGACGACGAAGCTCGATTCGGTCAACCGCATCCAGGCGATCGCCAAGGCAATCCGCCTCGGCTACATCAGCTGAATCTGAACTAGACGGGTCGCTCCGGCCTTTTGAGCAGCGGCGCCGACGGAATTTAACCTGCCAGCGTCAATCGCACGTCCGCACGAGACCCGTCGGAGCGGTGCTTTCAGCTCGCCAGCGGCAACTCATAGGACTTGATGAATTTCGCCTCTGCCAGGCTCCGAGCCAGGAAGGCCGTGTTCTCGTGCGGGTCGGACGAGGGGTTCTGGAAATTGATGTGGCTGATCTCGATCCCGGCCGTCTCGTTGCCGAGCGACAGGCGGACATAGATGGTCACGCCGCGGGGTTTCAGTTCGAGGTCGAGCACGATTTCCGGCTCGCTGTCCCAATCCAGATTGTAGTTGCCGCCGAGGCCGAAATTGACCGTGCCGGGCAGAAAATAGAGCTCCGCTGCCGATTCGACGAGGTCAGCGAGGCTGGCATAGGACTCGAACCGCAATAGCGCGATGAAATCGGCGGCGTCGATGAGACGCAGTTCGGTCGCCACGGGGCGAATTGCTTCAGCTACGATCTGTTCCCGCTTCTCGGAGAATTCGCACTTTTTCATCGGAGTTATGTCATCCGTTTTGGTTGCGACGCATGCACCCGGTGAATGAGTTCGGCAACAGCCTTGTAAAACACCGGTGGAATCACACTATCGACCGAGACTTGTGCAAACATGGAGCGTGCAAGCGGCGGATCTTCGAAGACCGGAACACCGTTTTTCTCCGCAATCTCACGGATTTTGAGGGCAACCAGGTCCTGGCCCATTGCTACGACCACGGGGGCGTCGCTCTCCTCGCGGACATAACGCAAGGCGACGGCATAGTGGGTCGGGTTGGCGATGACGAGCGTGGCGCGCGGCACAGACGAGATCATGCGCTTGCGCGCCCGGTCGCGTTGCATCGAGCGCAGGCGCGATTTGACGATCGGGTCGCCCTGCGCCTGTTTCATTTCCTCCTTCACTTCCTGCTTGGTCATCATCAGTTCGGTGTACCAATGGTGCCGCGACCAGAAGAGGTCGGCGATCGCCAGCACAGCGGTCGACAGCAGAATGACGATCATTATCTCGTTGAGGTCGCTCGCCATCGTCGAGAACATCGTGACCGGATCAGAAAACATCAGGTCGAGCGTGGCGAAATAGTCGTTCCAGAGCACCAGAACGACGACGACTGACACGATGATGATCTTGAACAGCGACTTGCCGAATTCGACCAGGCCCTGGATGCCGAAGATCCGCTTGAGCCCGGCCATCGGCGAAACCCGATTGAGCTTTGGCTGGATGCGGTCGAGAACCGGCACGGGCAGGTTCTGGAAGATGGAGGCGCCGACGCCGAAGACGATGAGCAGGACGAAAGCCGGGACAACCAGGGCTGTCGATTTCCAGATAAGATGGGTGATCAGTGCCACGACGTCGGTGGCGTTTTCCAGCCGCCAGGCCTCCGGTTGCTCGAAGATATCCTTGAGCGCTTCGGTGAGGGTGGCGACGCCGTCGGTCAGGAAGAAGACGAAGAAAATGTAGATCGCGAGCGTCGATGCGAACATCGTGGCTTCACGAGAAAAGGGCACGTTACCCTTTTCGGCGGCGTCGGAGATCTTCTTCTCTGACGGGGCTTCTGTTTTGCTGTCTTTATCCTGATCGTCCGACATGAGACAGGACGGCTCCCGGTTCCTCTACAGCGACGCGCGTCCGGCGGACATACGCCCTGCATTGCGCCTCCTGTAGTGGACCGAGCGCGGGAACCAGGCAAGAGTTGAGCCCCGGCATTCGCCGGGGCTCAACAGAAATTACCCTTTGGGGAGCGGTAGCCCGGCCGCTTTGTGCGGCTCGTCAGACGGAGGCAGGCCTCAGGCCGCCTGCACGTCCTTTTCCTTGAGCTCGAGCTGTCCGTTCGCAGCCAACCTGATGGCTTCCTGCGTGATCGAGCGGCGTGCGATGGCGATATCGCGCGGATTGATGCCGGCATCGCCCATGGCGAGATCGGACTCGATCATGCGGCGCTGGCGCGCGCCGATCGAGGCGAGTACCGATTCGCGCAGTTCCGACGTCGAGCCGCGCAGCGCCATCGTGATGATGTCGGTCGACACGTCGTTGAAGAGCTGAACGCGGCTGCGCTGTGGCATGTAGAGCACGTCGTCGAAGAGGAAGATCTTCGGGCGTACCTTGTTGGCGGAGGCGGTGCTGAGCGATTCGAGCGAGGCGAGCAGCGTATCGACCTGCGGCTTGTCGAGTTCGTTCATCACCTCGGCGATCTTGGCCGGGCCCGCCGAATTGCGTTCCGCTTCCATCTCGCCGATCATTTCCATGACGCGGTTTTCGATGATCGCAGCGGCCTTCGGGTTGACGTCCTTCATGTTGACGGCGCGCTTCAGGATGTCCGGGCGCTGTTCTTCCGACAGCTGCAGCAGCACCTTGGCGCCGAAGCTGGAAGGCATCATCGACAGCACGTAAGCGATTGTCTGCGCATGTTCCTTGGCAAGCTGGACGGAAACGGCAACCGGGTCGCACTCCTGGAGGCGATCCCAGATGTTGGCTTCGTAGGACTGGAAGGTGGCGCGTCGGCCGAGCAGGCCATCGACTTCGTCCGGCGTCAGGCCTTCTTCGAGAATGCTCTCGATCGCCTTGGCGTTGTCCATGAGGCCGGCACCCTCGGTGAAGAGGTCTTCGAACTCGTTGACGAGCGCTTCGAGCTCATGCGGCGGAATGGCGCGCAGCGACTGCGCCGAGGCGATGATCGACTGCAGCTCGCTCTGGGTGAAGAACTTCAACAGCTTGCTGGCGACGCCCTTGCCCATGGCAAGCAGAACGGCCGCCGCCTTGTCCGTCTGGCTGAGCGGCCTTGATAGCGCCTGAGCCTCGAAACTTTCGAAATCCATCATGGATTCATCCTTCGCCCAATCATTGGGCCCTACGACTTCTTATTGCCCTTGATCTCGATGAGTTTGACGCCGAAGCGGGTATCGTCGCCTTCGAGAACGGTAATTTCGCCACGGCCGATCACGCGACCGTTGACCATGATCTCCACCGGCTCGCCGATGCGGCGATCCAGCGCGATCGTTGCGCCTTCGCTGAGGTTCATGAGGCCCGAAACCTGCATCCGGCTCGAGCCGAGCACGATCTGGACGTCGATCGGAATGTCCATGATCAGGTCGAGATTGGCGTTCATGCCGCTGCCGGGCGGTGTATCGACGGCCACATCAGCGCTGTCGAAGGACGTCGCGGCAAAATCCGTGCCGCCGAAGTCGCTCGTCGCGGCCGCGCCGCCGAGGTCGGCGCCGAAGTCGCTGGAGCCGAAATCGCCGCCGAATGCGTCGAGGCCGCCAGCGGCCGGTGCGCCAAAATCACTGCCGAAATCGGTCGTGCCAAGCGTTTCGGCGCCGAATTCGGAGCCGAAAGCATCAGGCGTGTCGGAATCCTGCTTCAGGACACCGCGCAGGTCATTGATCGCCTGGTCGAGTTCCATGTCTCCGACAGCGACTTCGGCCTGTTCGTTGATGGGTGCTTTTTTGGGTGCCATGTGAGAACTATTCCAGTTGAAGCTTGCCTCAGGCATGCTGCGAGCGCGCGGCAGGCCGATTTAACTCATGATGTGGCGAAGGATGTCCTGTTCGGATCCGTGCGTATCCTTGACCCGAACCGTGTATTTCGATCCGGCGCGCCCGAATTCGCAGACATAGAGGTCGCGGCCATTGGCGTTGACGTCGACGCGAACGTCCTGGGCGTCGAGGAAGGGAATGACGTCGCCCGGTTGCAGGCGGCTGATCGTGTCGAGCGTCAGGCTTTCGAGCCGGATGCGCGCCTCGATCGTCACCGCCGAACGGCGAACCTGTTCTTCCAGCTGCTCCGTCCACTCGGCCTTCGCCTTGCGCTGCTGTCCGCTTCCCTTGGGGAAGACGATCGTTGTCTTCAGAAGCACGCTTTGCGGAACGATGATCGAGAAGGTGGAAAGCACGGGGCCGAAGCCGATCGTCATGTCGATGGCGCCGGCGTGAACGTCCTCGATCATCGGATCGGGCTTGGCGCGCGCCACGCTGTTGAGCGGGCGTTCGACGATCGGCTCGAAACCGCCGGGGGCATTGACGGCGGTCCTGAGCACGTCGGCGATCTTCTCGAACAGCGGCACGGCCACGTCGATCTCGATCTGGGAGAGCGCGCGCGGCTGCGGCTCTTCGATGCCGGCGGGCTCGGCGCCGAGCAGCGCCTCCACCAGAGCGATGATGATCGGGCTGTCGCAGCCGATCTGAAAGTCCGTGCACCAGTTACGCAGCGAAACCTCGCTGATGAGCACGCCGGTGCCCATCGACGCGATCAATTCGCGGCGCATGCCGGTCCGATGGCCGGCATAGCCGATGGTGATGTCGAGACCCGTCTCCGCTCGGCAGATATCCGGCAGGAATTCGCCGAAGACCTGGC from Ensifer adhaerens includes the following:
- the flhB gene encoding flagellar biosynthesis protein FlhB, which translates into the protein MSDDQDKDSKTEAPSEKKISDAAEKGNVPFSREATMFASTLAIYIFFVFFLTDGVATLTEALKDIFEQPEAWRLENATDVVALITHLIWKSTALVVPAFVLLIVFGVGASIFQNLPVPVLDRIQPKLNRVSPMAGLKRIFGIQGLVEFGKSLFKIIIVSVVVVLVLWNDYFATLDLMFSDPVTMFSTMASDLNEIMIVILLSTAVLAIADLFWSRHHWYTELMMTKQEVKEEMKQAQGDPIVKSRLRSMQRDRARKRMISSVPRATLVIANPTHYAVALRYVREESDAPVVVAMGQDLVALKIREIAEKNGVPVFEDPPLARSMFAQVSVDSVIPPVFYKAVAELIHRVHASQPKRMT
- the fliN gene encoding flagellar motor switch protein FliN, with the translated sequence MAPKKAPINEQAEVAVGDMELDQAINDLRGVLKQDSDTPDAFGSEFGAETLGTTDFGSDFGAPAAGGLDAFGGDFGSSDFGADLGGAAATSDFGGTDFAATSFDSADVAVDTPPGSGMNANLDLIMDIPIDVQIVLGSSRMQVSGLMNLSEGATIALDRRIGEPVEIMVNGRVIGRGEITVLEGDDTRFGVKLIEIKGNKKS
- the visR gene encoding transcriptional regulator VisR is translated as MTHFLGGGRIEDEQKLARNGNRAARAATLVTRLQAMQRQINAKHFAVLRLNGKGTGCARKLTCVLDNWGVAAEANAHDLVNAYGEELVAHLDQSLLPVLWDGAGEHQAAELSELAPFAHRLKGRKLPYSGIAFPVRLGAQGNGYVVFAGSYVDASTEQVVDLHGRSCMIMTDLLAADEKRVAPAETLSDREIACLQMAGDGHISEEIAERMGLSVHTVNAYLGAATTKLDSVNRIQAIAKAIRLGYIS
- a CDS encoding FliM/FliN family flagellar motor switch protein; amino-acid sequence: MTSNVHAFDRKLLARMTGALGDDRVIGRLALELGQVFGEFLPDICRAETGLDITIGYAGHRTGMRRELIASMGTGVLISEVSLRNWCTDFQIGCDSPIIIALVEALLGAEPAGIEEPQPRALSQIEIDVAVPLFEKIADVLRTAVNAPGGFEPIVERPLNSVARAKPDPMIEDVHAGAIDMTIGFGPVLSTFSIIVPQSVLLKTTIVFPKGSGQQRKAKAEWTEQLEEQVRRSAVTIEARIRLESLTLDTISRLQPGDVIPFLDAQDVRVDVNANGRDLYVCEFGRAGSKYTVRVKDTHGSEQDILRHIMS
- the fliG gene encoding flagellar motor switch protein FliG, whose protein sequence is MMDFESFEAQALSRPLSQTDKAAAVLLAMGKGVASKLLKFFTQSELQSIIASAQSLRAIPPHELEALVNEFEDLFTEGAGLMDNAKAIESILEEGLTPDEVDGLLGRRATFQSYEANIWDRLQECDPVAVSVQLAKEHAQTIAYVLSMMPSSFGAKVLLQLSEEQRPDILKRAVNMKDVNPKAAAIIENRVMEMIGEMEAERNSAGPAKIAEVMNELDKPQVDTLLASLESLSTASANKVRPKIFLFDDVLYMPQRSRVQLFNDVSTDIITMALRGSTSELRESVLASIGARQRRMIESDLAMGDAGINPRDIAIARRSITQEAIRLAANGQLELKEKDVQAA
- the visN gene encoding transcriptional regulator VisN, with translation MDISQADIAVWPLPTAPTRARGGGFSREQLLRRLGEVAGRGALGSGLSALTEYVGASHYLLARYDLSQDSGLDHVVCSDWPFDVVRRLSGVITALHAKTTELEKCLAVLQPCFHALPDNTELPRGISREYCAITFNVGRLRFSLMLLVPEDVILSQESLRDVTLLAGYLASFTTRAEVRHDRDFELTERELECLFWIAEGKTSEEIAVILGISRNTINNYITSVMRKTATRTRSEAIAYAVRNNLV